One part of the Xylanimonas allomyrinae genome encodes these proteins:
- a CDS encoding LLM class flavin-dependent oxidoreductase, translated as MKIGAHLMRFDSVEPAALRRELADTAAYAEEAGLGWLSVMDHYWQMVSAGFPASDPMLEAYTTLGFLAGRTETVQLGTLVTGVTYRHPGLLAKIVATLDVLTGGRATFGVGAAWYEQEHAGLGVPFPPLRDRFEMLEETLRIARQMYSPTTARSRARTTASPRRSTSHSRSAVPRS; from the coding sequence ATGAAGATCGGTGCCCACCTCATGCGCTTCGACTCCGTCGAGCCCGCCGCGCTGCGCCGCGAGCTCGCCGACACGGCCGCCTACGCCGAGGAGGCCGGCCTCGGCTGGCTCTCGGTCATGGACCACTACTGGCAGATGGTCAGCGCCGGCTTCCCGGCGTCGGACCCGATGCTGGAGGCCTACACGACGCTCGGATTCCTGGCCGGGCGCACCGAGACGGTCCAGCTCGGCACGCTCGTCACCGGCGTCACCTACCGCCACCCCGGCCTGCTCGCCAAGATCGTCGCCACGCTCGACGTCCTCACCGGCGGGCGGGCGACCTTCGGCGTCGGCGCCGCCTGGTACGAGCAGGAGCACGCCGGGCTCGGCGTCCCGTTCCCGCCGCTGCGCGACCGCTTCGAGATGCTTGAGGAGACCCTGCGGATCGCGCGGCAGATGTACTCCCCGACGACGGCCCGTTCGAGGGCACGCACTACCGCCTCGCCGCGACGCTCAACCAGCCACAGCCGCTCAGCCGTCCCGAGATCATGA
- a CDS encoding DNA-3-methyladenine glycosylase I, producing MTTPAPARCFGDGDPLYEAYHDTEWGVPVHGEAALLERVALEGFQSGLSWLTVLRKREAFREVFHGFDPQAVAAMGEPDVTRLLGDARIIRNRQKIEATITNAQAVLALHADGRTLDEVFWSFAPPPRDARAASFAELGATSPESVAMAKALRALGFRFFGPTTAYAAMQACGLVDDHLATCPVVLARR from the coding sequence ATGACGACGCCCGCTCCCGCCCGTTGCTTCGGCGACGGCGACCCGCTCTACGAGGCCTACCACGACACCGAATGGGGCGTGCCCGTCCACGGCGAGGCCGCGTTGCTCGAGCGCGTCGCGCTCGAAGGCTTCCAGTCGGGCCTGTCGTGGCTCACGGTGCTGCGCAAGCGCGAGGCGTTCCGCGAGGTCTTCCACGGGTTCGACCCGCAGGCCGTCGCGGCGATGGGCGAGCCCGACGTCACGCGCCTGCTGGGCGACGCCCGCATCATCCGCAACCGCCAGAAGATCGAGGCCACGATCACCAACGCCCAGGCGGTGCTCGCCCTGCACGCCGACGGCCGCACCCTCGACGAGGTGTTCTGGTCGTTCGCCCCGCCCCCGCGCGACGCCCGGGCGGCGTCGTTCGCCGAGCTCGGCGCGACGAGCCCCGAGTCGGTGGCGATGGCCAAGGCCCTGCGCGCGCTCGGCTTCCGGTTCTTCGGCCCGACGACGGCGTACGCCGCCATGCAGGCGTGCGGGCTCGTCGACGACCACCTGGCGACGTGCCCCGTGGTGCTCGCCCGCAGGTGA
- a CDS encoding TetR/AcrR family transcriptional regulator, translating into MPDQERPLDAELVRLVQRLWEPPPPSRRGPKASLSIERIVDAAIALADAEGIGAVSMARLGKALGVSPMALYRHVGSKDELLAHLTDRIAADLPDLPTEGTWRERLERWMRVQIDLALARPWFLDLPLSTVMPGPQRLRWIDQAFGILADLPLTADEKFAIIGLLAQHVLGESRVQIEAARAGGEPYSDLAVMLGQFADPDAYPHLVSAFAHAPAPASGDPEDEIAFGIHVVLDGVAAYVARKQE; encoded by the coding sequence ATGCCCGACCAGGAACGACCGCTCGACGCCGAGCTGGTCCGGCTCGTCCAGCGCCTCTGGGAACCGCCGCCGCCGTCCCGCCGCGGCCCCAAGGCCTCGCTGAGCATCGAGCGCATCGTCGACGCCGCGATCGCGCTCGCCGACGCCGAGGGCATCGGCGCGGTCTCGATGGCCCGGCTCGGCAAGGCCCTCGGCGTCTCCCCCATGGCCCTGTACCGGCACGTGGGCAGCAAGGACGAGCTGCTCGCCCACCTCACCGACCGCATCGCGGCCGACCTGCCCGACCTGCCCACCGAGGGCACGTGGCGCGAACGCCTCGAACGCTGGATGCGCGTCCAGATCGACCTCGCGCTCGCGCGGCCCTGGTTCCTCGACCTGCCGCTGAGCACGGTGATGCCCGGACCCCAGCGGCTGCGCTGGATCGACCAGGCGTTCGGCATCCTCGCCGACCTCCCTCTGACGGCCGACGAGAAGTTCGCGATCATCGGCCTGCTCGCCCAGCACGTGCTCGGCGAGTCGCGCGTCCAGATCGAGGCCGCACGTGCCGGCGGCGAGCCGTACAGCGACCTCGCGGTGATGCTCGGGCAGTTCGCCGACCCGGACGCCTACCCCCACCTCGTGAGCGCCTTCGCGCACGCGCCGGCACCCGCCAGCGGCGACCCCGAGGACGAGATCGCGTTCGGCATCCACGTGGTGCTCGACGGCGTCGCGGCCTACGTCGCCCGCAAGCAGGAGTAG
- a CDS encoding ABC transporter permease, whose product MTSALAPATAPRHAALRTAVRDAVSDAVTMTARSVRLFTRDVDAMLTAAVLPVLILLMFTLVFGGAIDVGVDYVTYATPGIILLCAGFGAANAALAVEQDMSGGMVDRLRSLPMRSWTFVLGHVGASLLRNLVTSAIVFGVAVLIGFRPTASLLGWLGAVGMLLLFVNAIAWAAAFTGVMVRSADAAGGFSFGVMFLPYISSAFVPVETMPTWLRGFAQHQPVTPLIETVRGLLVPGTPGAVSGAELGSTALTAVIWCVGLAVVFAILAAWGYRRRR is encoded by the coding sequence ATGACCAGCGCACTCGCACCCGCCACCGCACCCCGCCATGCCGCCCTGCGCACCGCCGTGCGCGACGCCGTGTCCGACGCCGTGACCATGACCGCGCGCTCCGTGCGCCTGTTCACCCGCGACGTCGACGCCATGCTCACCGCAGCCGTGCTGCCCGTCCTGATCCTGCTGATGTTCACGCTCGTGTTCGGCGGGGCCATCGACGTCGGGGTCGACTACGTCACCTACGCGACGCCCGGGATCATCCTGCTGTGCGCCGGGTTCGGCGCGGCCAACGCGGCGCTCGCGGTCGAGCAGGACATGTCGGGAGGCATGGTCGACCGGCTGCGCTCGCTGCCGATGCGTTCGTGGACGTTCGTGCTCGGGCACGTCGGTGCGAGCCTGCTGCGCAACCTCGTCACGTCAGCGATCGTGTTCGGAGTCGCCGTCCTGATCGGGTTCCGCCCGACGGCGTCGCTGCTCGGCTGGCTCGGCGCCGTCGGCATGCTGCTGCTGTTCGTGAACGCGATCGCCTGGGCCGCCGCGTTCACCGGGGTCATGGTGCGCTCGGCCGACGCGGCCGGCGGGTTCAGCTTCGGCGTGATGTTCCTGCCGTACATCTCCAGCGCGTTCGTGCCCGTCGAGACCATGCCGACGTGGCTGCGCGGGTTCGCGCAGCACCAGCCGGTGACCCCGCTCATCGAGACCGTGCGCGGGCTGCTGGTGCCGGGGACCCCCGGTGCCGTCAGCGGCGCCGAGCTGGGCTCGACGGCGCTGACGGCCGTGATCTGGTGCGTGGGCCTGGCCGTCGTCTTCGCGATCCTGGCGGCGTGGGGGTACCGCCGCCGCCGGTGA
- a CDS encoding PspC domain-containing protein — protein MCAAVADYFGWDRTVVRLLAVASVVLPGTQVVAYLILWLLVPSEERYWERQAAAAQRQVPYAAPAPYPTQPPAPQA, from the coding sequence GTGTGCGCCGCCGTCGCCGACTACTTCGGCTGGGACCGCACCGTCGTGCGACTGCTCGCCGTCGCCTCGGTCGTGCTGCCCGGCACCCAGGTCGTGGCCTACCTCATCCTGTGGCTCCTGGTCCCGAGCGAGGAGCGCTACTGGGAACGGCAGGCCGCGGCGGCACAGCGGCAGGTGCCGTACGCCGCCCCGGCTCCGTACCCGACGCAGCCGCCCGCCCCGCAGGCGTGA
- a CDS encoding OmpA family protein, whose amino-acid sequence MTGKTRRVVGRGLALAAAALLMAGCTAPSSQSKAGSTAHASHGASSPAEADPSPAHDEAADPGTPAGPAPGGLDLSICEPGEGKTVTPYDDDVIPAQTIPSVPGHTTTVAGQRIEIPGVAAAVIPERVGKSGCVVEYDAPGGCLGAVEISGAYIPEYAIPERRLPDVTLPGGETLAGAVLPARTVPAQWVQGVRQEEVCQNAKDAAPGDFVASVFRPSLFRSSVFQPSAFQASAFRASATVGNDHVASFSVPSASAPSHSMPSRSFPSASLASYTVSGSGDVEELRGDDVTSYATSGDVLFGSNEDTLRPEAATALQAILDQAAAGPSTRFRVEGHTDDVDTPEYNLDLSQRRAQAVADWLAGQGVDPSRITVTGYGLTHPRADNTTAEGRALNRRVVITVTE is encoded by the coding sequence ATGACTGGGAAAACGCGGAGGGTCGTGGGTCGAGGTCTCGCCCTGGCCGCGGCCGCCCTGCTGATGGCCGGGTGCACGGCACCGTCGAGCCAGTCGAAGGCCGGGTCGACCGCCCATGCCTCGCACGGCGCCTCCTCCCCCGCAGAGGCCGACCCGAGTCCCGCGCACGACGAAGCGGCCGATCCGGGCACGCCCGCCGGGCCTGCCCCCGGCGGGCTGGACCTGTCGATCTGCGAGCCGGGCGAAGGCAAGACCGTCACCCCGTACGACGACGACGTGATCCCCGCGCAGACCATCCCGTCCGTCCCCGGACACACCACGACGGTGGCCGGGCAGCGGATCGAGATCCCCGGGGTCGCCGCTGCCGTGATCCCCGAGCGGGTCGGCAAGTCCGGGTGCGTGGTCGAGTACGACGCCCCGGGCGGCTGCCTCGGTGCGGTCGAGATCTCCGGCGCCTACATCCCCGAGTACGCGATCCCCGAGCGGCGGCTCCCGGACGTCACACTCCCGGGCGGCGAGACGCTCGCCGGTGCGGTGCTGCCCGCCCGGACGGTGCCGGCGCAGTGGGTCCAGGGCGTCCGGCAGGAGGAGGTGTGCCAGAACGCGAAGGATGCCGCGCCGGGCGACTTCGTCGCGTCGGTGTTCCGCCCGTCGCTGTTCCGGTCGAGCGTGTTCCAGCCGTCCGCCTTCCAGGCGTCGGCGTTCCGCGCGAGTGCCACGGTCGGCAACGACCATGTCGCCAGCTTCTCCGTCCCCTCCGCATCGGCGCCGAGCCACTCGATGCCCTCGCGCTCCTTCCCGAGCGCGTCGCTCGCGAGCTACACCGTCTCCGGCAGCGGCGACGTCGAGGAGCTCCGAGGCGACGACGTCACCTCGTACGCCACCTCCGGCGACGTGCTGTTCGGCAGCAACGAGGACACCCTGCGCCCCGAGGCCGCCACCGCGCTCCAGGCGATCCTCGACCAGGCCGCCGCAGGCCCGAGCACCCGGTTCCGGGTCGAGGGGCACACCGACGACGTCGACACCCCGGAGTACAACCTGGACCTCTCCCAGCGCCGGGCCCAGGCGGTCGCCGACTGGCTGGCAGGCCAGGGCGTGGACCCGTCGCGGATCACGGTCACGGGGTACGGGTTGACGCATCCACGGGCCGACAACACCACCGCAGAGGGCAGAGCCCTGAACCGCCGGGTCGTGATCACCGTGACCGAGTAA
- a CDS encoding cation:dicarboxylate symporter family transporter — protein MTVDATGALPLRRAPRRRKDRTHWLYIAVIAAVVLGALVGFVAPEVGASLKPVGSSFVKLIQMMIAPVIFCTIVLGVGSIAKAATVGKVGGIAIGYFLVMSTLALVIGLVVGNLIHPGEGLHAASETASYEVSTEASEGLVGFVTGIIPTTLFSALTGQVILQTLFVALLVGFALQAMGKAGKPILTGIGHLQKLVFRILMMIMWVAPVGAFGAMAGVVGETGVRAIVSLATVMVGFYITCVLFILVVLGSVLRLVAGVNVLRLMKYLGREYLLIFSTSSSETALPRLIAKMEHLGVSRPVVGVTVPTGYSFNLDGTAIYLTMSALFVAAAMDRPLALGEQVSLLVFMIIASKGAAGVTGAGLATLAAGLQSHRPDLVDGVGLIVGIDRFMSEARALTNFTGNAVATVVIGTWVKEIDTDRVHRVLRGELPFDEQSLHTDGHGGGAAEDGDEAAEVTGAQEHTLAGARR, from the coding sequence ATGACCGTGGATGCCACGGGTGCCCTGCCGCTGCGGCGGGCCCCACGCAGACGCAAGGACCGCACGCACTGGCTGTACATCGCCGTCATCGCAGCCGTGGTGCTCGGGGCTCTGGTGGGCTTCGTCGCACCCGAGGTGGGTGCCTCTCTCAAGCCCGTCGGGAGCAGCTTCGTGAAGCTGATCCAGATGATGATCGCGCCGGTGATCTTCTGCACCATCGTGCTCGGGGTCGGGTCGATCGCCAAGGCTGCGACCGTGGGCAAGGTCGGCGGCATCGCCATCGGCTACTTCCTGGTGATGTCGACCCTGGCCCTGGTCATCGGCCTCGTGGTCGGCAACCTCATCCACCCGGGCGAGGGCCTGCACGCCGCGAGCGAGACGGCGTCGTACGAGGTCAGCACCGAGGCGTCGGAAGGGCTCGTCGGGTTCGTCACCGGCATCATCCCGACGACGTTGTTCAGCGCCCTGACCGGCCAGGTCATCCTCCAGACGTTGTTCGTCGCGCTCCTGGTGGGCTTCGCGCTCCAGGCGATGGGCAAGGCCGGAAAGCCGATCCTGACGGGCATCGGCCACCTGCAGAAGCTCGTGTTCCGCATCCTCATGATGATCATGTGGGTCGCGCCCGTGGGCGCCTTCGGCGCGATGGCCGGCGTCGTCGGCGAGACCGGCGTGCGCGCGATCGTCTCGCTGGCGACCGTGATGGTCGGCTTCTACATCACGTGCGTGCTGTTCATCCTCGTCGTGCTCGGCTCCGTCCTGCGCCTGGTCGCGGGCGTCAACGTGCTGCGGCTCATGAAGTACCTGGGGCGCGAGTACCTGCTGATCTTCTCGACGTCGTCGTCGGAGACGGCGCTGCCGCGGCTCATCGCCAAGATGGAGCACCTGGGCGTGTCGCGGCCCGTCGTCGGCGTGACGGTGCCGACGGGCTACTCGTTCAACCTCGACGGCACGGCGATCTACCTGACGATGTCGGCGCTGTTCGTGGCGGCCGCGATGGACCGGCCGCTCGCGCTGGGCGAGCAGGTGTCGCTGCTGGTCTTCATGATCATCGCGTCGAAGGGTGCGGCCGGGGTCACGGGTGCGGGCCTGGCGACGCTCGCCGCGGGCCTGCAGTCGCACCGCCCCGACCTGGTCGACGGCGTCGGCCTCATCGTGGGCATCGACCGGTTCATGTCCGAGGCCCGCGCCCTGACCAACTTCACCGGCAACGCCGTGGCGACCGTCGTCATCGGCACCTGGGTCAAGGAGATCGACACCGATCGCGTCCACCGTGTGCTGCGCGGCGAGCTGCCGTTCGACGAGCAGTCGCTGCACACGGACGGGCACGGCGGCGGGGCCGCGGAGGACGGCGACGAGGCGGCCGAGGTCACCGGCGCGCAGGAGCACACGCTCGCGGGCGCCAGGCGCTGA
- a CDS encoding sensor histidine kinase: MARLGGWARSSIAMRVLALMLTIAALVAAGSSALLTVQARRAAQQAASAASRALAVAVADSPAVREAAVGPDPAGDLRDLSTQLLADTDADFITIMAPDGTRWTHPNPAQVGRQYLGTRGPALRGETYTETFTGTLGPSVRTIAPIRSPDDGTITGLVAAGITVEHVTVVAARDLPFVVTLGAAVLALGAGAAGLVARYLRRVTLGLGPVELRQVHDLYDAALHAADEGLLLVDARGDAQLVNDRAADLLDLRSSVQARLPLPVTDLGLPDSIEALVRSGRAVDAEHHVTRTRTLVVAQRPASSGTVLVLRDHTELANLSGQLRSTRTMATALRAQTHEHANRLHTVVSLLELGREDEARTFAASDLARSQRIVDDAVTVLDEPYLSALLVGKSAEARERGVRLDVVAVGQAAGLRLPAADLVTIVGNLVDNAVDAAEGTDEHVVEVELSRIPGALRVRVADSGPGLRGADGERRPDELFALGRTGKPGGPEGRGLGLAIVRHTVQRLGGTLDAYDDDGAVFVVELPAPTEGVA, encoded by the coding sequence GTGGCACGGTTGGGGGGCTGGGCGCGCAGCAGCATCGCCATGCGCGTGCTCGCCCTCATGCTCACGATCGCCGCGCTCGTCGCTGCCGGCAGCTCCGCGCTGCTCACCGTGCAGGCCCGGCGGGCCGCCCAGCAGGCCGCATCCGCAGCGAGCCGCGCGCTCGCCGTCGCCGTCGCCGACTCCCCGGCGGTGCGGGAGGCCGCCGTCGGACCCGACCCCGCCGGCGACCTGCGTGACCTGAGCACGCAGCTCCTGGCCGACACCGACGCCGACTTCATCACGATCATGGCGCCCGACGGCACCCGGTGGACGCACCCCAACCCCGCCCAGGTGGGCAGGCAGTACCTCGGCACCCGGGGTCCGGCGCTGCGCGGCGAGACCTACACCGAGACGTTCACGGGCACGCTCGGCCCCTCGGTGCGGACCATCGCGCCCATCCGCTCGCCCGACGACGGCACGATCACCGGGCTCGTCGCCGCCGGCATCACCGTCGAGCACGTCACGGTCGTGGCGGCTCGCGACCTGCCCTTCGTCGTCACGCTCGGCGCGGCGGTGCTCGCGCTCGGGGCGGGGGCGGCGGGGCTGGTCGCGCGCTATCTGCGCCGCGTCACGCTCGGCCTGGGCCCCGTCGAGCTGCGGCAGGTGCACGACCTGTACGACGCCGCACTGCACGCCGCCGACGAAGGGCTGCTGCTGGTCGACGCGCGCGGCGACGCCCAGCTCGTCAACGACCGCGCCGCCGACCTGCTCGACCTGCGGTCGTCCGTGCAGGCCCGCCTGCCGCTGCCCGTCACCGACCTCGGCCTGCCCGACTCGATCGAGGCGCTCGTGCGCAGCGGCCGCGCGGTCGACGCCGAGCATCACGTCACGCGGACCCGCACGCTCGTCGTCGCGCAGCGGCCGGCGTCGAGCGGCACGGTGCTGGTGCTGCGCGACCACACCGAGCTGGCGAACCTCTCGGGCCAGCTCCGCAGCACGCGCACCATGGCGACCGCGCTGCGCGCGCAGACGCACGAGCACGCCAACCGGCTGCACACCGTCGTGTCGCTGCTCGAGCTGGGGCGCGAGGACGAGGCACGCACCTTCGCGGCGTCCGACCTCGCGCGGTCCCAGCGGATCGTCGACGACGCCGTCACCGTGCTCGACGAGCCGTACCTGTCGGCGCTGCTCGTCGGCAAGAGCGCCGAGGCGCGCGAGCGCGGCGTGCGGCTCGACGTCGTCGCCGTCGGGCAGGCCGCGGGCCTGCGGCTGCCCGCGGCCGACCTGGTGACGATCGTCGGCAACCTGGTGGACAACGCCGTCGACGCCGCCGAGGGCACCGACGAGCACGTCGTCGAGGTCGAGCTGTCGCGCATCCCCGGGGCGCTGCGCGTGCGTGTCGCCGACAGCGGACCAGGCCTGCGCGGGGCCGACGGCGAACGGCGGCCCGACGAGCTGTTCGCGCTGGGCCGCACCGGCAAGCCGGGCGGGCCGGAGGGACGCGGGCTGGGGCTCGCGATCGTGCGGCACACCGTGCAACGCCTGGGCGGCACGCTCGACGCGTACGACGACGACGGCGCGGTGTTCGTCGTCGAGCTCCCGGCGCCCACCGAGGGGGTCGCATGA
- a CDS encoding response regulator: MTRAASEARAGDLRVLVVEDEELTAQAHAAYVARMPGYRVVGTARTGAAALAALARAADAGCAAHLVLLDLGLPDMSGLDVARTLRAARADVDILVITADNELPSLRAAAQSGVVGYLVKPFTFAAFAARLRAYRQYHRALARGGAGRQQEIDEALAMLHGGARPELPKGLLPETLDVVAATLRSASAACSASELGHELGVSRVTARRYLEHLVDRGEASRTPRHGGQGRPELEYTWLA; encoded by the coding sequence ATGACCCGGGCAGCCTCGGAAGCGCGCGCCGGCGACCTGCGCGTGCTCGTCGTCGAGGACGAGGAGCTGACCGCCCAGGCGCACGCCGCGTACGTCGCGCGCATGCCCGGGTACAGGGTCGTCGGGACCGCCCGCACGGGTGCCGCGGCCCTCGCCGCGCTCGCCCGCGCCGCCGACGCCGGCTGCGCCGCGCACCTGGTGCTGCTCGACCTCGGGCTGCCGGACATGAGCGGTCTCGACGTCGCGCGGACCCTGCGCGCGGCACGCGCCGACGTCGACATCCTCGTCATCACGGCCGACAACGAGCTGCCGTCGCTGCGCGCGGCCGCGCAGTCCGGCGTCGTCGGCTACCTGGTCAAGCCGTTCACGTTCGCCGCGTTCGCGGCGCGCCTGCGCGCCTACCGGCAGTACCACCGGGCCCTCGCGCGCGGCGGGGCGGGCCGCCAGCAGGAGATCGACGAGGCGCTCGCGATGCTGCACGGGGGTGCGCGCCCCGAGCTGCCCAAGGGGTTGCTGCCCGAGACGCTCGACGTCGTCGCGGCCACGCTGCGCTCGGCGAGCGCAGCGTGCTCGGCGAGCGAGCTGGGGCATGAGCTCGGCGTGTCGCGGGTGACGGCGCGCCGGTACCTCGAGCACCTCGTCGACCGTGGCGAGGCGTCGCGCACGCCACGGCACGGCGGCCAGGGGCGGCCCGAGCTGGAGTACACCTGGCTGGCCTGA
- a CDS encoding O-acetyl-ADP-ribose deacetylase, which translates to MRITTERGDITRVGADAVVNAANTTLLGGGGVDGAIHAAAGPGLLAACRELRRSTLPGGLPVGEAVATPGFDLPARWVIHTVGPNRHAGETDPSLLASCFTRSLDVAAALGARSVAFPAVGAGVYGWSPDDAAAAAVGAVRSWSAAHPEPVDAVRFVLFSDRLLDAFTAALTTG; encoded by the coding sequence GGGCGACATCACGCGCGTCGGGGCCGACGCCGTCGTCAACGCCGCGAACACGACGCTGCTCGGCGGCGGTGGCGTCGACGGCGCGATCCACGCCGCGGCCGGTCCGGGCCTGCTCGCGGCGTGCCGCGAGCTGCGACGCTCCACGCTGCCCGGCGGGCTCCCCGTGGGCGAGGCCGTCGCGACGCCCGGCTTCGACCTGCCCGCGCGCTGGGTCATCCACACCGTCGGCCCCAACCGGCACGCGGGCGAGACCGACCCGTCGCTGCTGGCCTCGTGCTTCACCCGGTCGCTCGACGTCGCCGCGGCCCTGGGCGCGCGCAGCGTCGCGTTCCCGGCGGTCGGCGCGGGCGTCTACGGCTGGTCCCCCGACGACGCCGCGGCCGCCGCGGTAGGGGCGGTGCGGTCGTGGTCGGCGGCGCACCCCGAGCCCGTCGACGCGGTCCGGTTCGTCCTGTTCAGCGACCGTCTGCTCGACGCGTTCACGGCCGCGCTGACCACCGGCTGA